The region AGTTGAAGAGCTCATTTTCCTGGATTGACGTTGATGATTGTGGACAATTGAATGTCTGTAGTGTATGTGGTAGTCAAGTCTCTTCTCGCTGATCATCCTCTTCTTTGCTATTCCTGAGTAGAACTCCAAAGAAGTTGCTCCTGAttgaaaaagttttaaataatgAGAGGGACAAGGTGGAAAAGGTTGTATTTGACATATGCTTTAATTATTGTTTCGGCCCATTTCAAAGTTATGAAGTTGTTCTTccaacttcagtgtgttcacgacGTGTTTCAATTTGAAAAGTCAGAATggtttaacaacaacaaacagcatgGATGCTACAAGCTGATGTGTGGAAGTCactgttacaagttatatttgagcaaaaagttgatgtgcaataggCTAAATGAATTCATAAAAAGTAGCCTATCTTAAATTACCAAAACATCTTTTGCCCCAAATGTTATGAAATACATGATGACAAGTAGTCAAGTCAGGCACCTTATGTTAACACACCGTGAAGTTTGtccaaaggttttaaaaaaacatatttgtggATCTCTGAATGCATGTTTATTCTGTGATtgccgtgttttttttttgcttactaCTGTACATTCTGCATCTAATATCcatgttgcatttattttagagGACGTGTACAGctaattcaacaaaaaaaaggagccatTATGTGCACATTGCACACATAGATGAAGTTAAAAGCTAGTATATCTTGGGCCTAACAAGGGCAAACAGGACTGCTTGCAGTGTCCCAATCGTTTCAGTTGtagacaactttttttaacagtggACCTTTTGAGATTTCAGTGTAGAAAAAGCACAGGTGTGAATTATATAAACAGTTACTTTGTTAAATTCAACTGCCCCAGGAAGGCATGATAGCAGCAATGGCATTCAAAGTTTTGCAACTAAATCATCGATATTGTAACTAAAACTGTGTGTTACTAAAGTGCAAAGTCAATATTTAAAGGCCAAACAGTTAAAGAAAAGCTTTCTATGAATAAACCTATGACAACTAGGGTATGTACACAATATAATGCGCACTTTACCAAAGTATAACAAGCTTGAAATATTTTGTATACACTTGTTAAATTCCAACAAGTGTTAACAAGttgcaaaatgtcaaaattgAAATATGGTTAAAGTGTTGAGTTTGTagcacttttaaaatgtctatAAGAGGCAGAGCTACTTTTATAACTCGACATAAGTTAACCAGTTAGCTGAACTAGTAATTACCGTTTATCATTAGTATAATTTAAGCTAGCAATAGCCTACTAAAACACCAGCTAGCTTACAGGCAGCTACATTAGCAAACACTTTTGATATCCCTCCTTGGTTTCCTCAGCTGAAAAAAGGCACCGGCATCACTTTAGGCCAATAAACAATCATTAATTTAATGGTGGTATTGAAGCTATGTGCCctgtgtatgtttttctttattacttaACGGTATTTTCTTTGTTATATATCCTAGTCACTGTTGTCCTCTTCAATCCCACCAGCTATAGGCCTACTTCTTCCTCACAGATCCCCTGTAACGTGGCAGTGGCATCTTATTCACAGGGCTGTTTGGCTCTGTGTACACAATAACATTATTATACTATATTCTTATGTGGTCAGAGAGCTCAATATAGAAGTTTCTCAGCCTGACTCAAAAGTGATGAAGGAATAGTTTGAGTCAGCCCCATTACACAATGCACAATAACATAGTGgtataaaagaacattttaaatgctgtGTCTCGGGAGCCACCTACAACAACTACATGGTGACTTAAAAGATGACAGGAGAAGATGAGAGGGCTGCATTTTCAGGATTGTATGGGTGTGTTGCTACTGTAGGATACATGAGACAAACTGAATCAAAATATAACTTAAATATGTTGGAAATTAAGTGCACCAGGAAAAACTGCTTTAACAGGAATTATGGTAATCCTGAAGGTACATTAACAAATGTGTGAAACAAGTATACCTATCAATTATTTACATGAATCCAACTGGTGGAGTTTGTGTTTCGGAGCCGCAATACATCATTCCCGTAGAATGCAGTTTAAGACTCCATGTGGAAACACAGCTACCTCGGTTTCCTGGCCTTGTATCTTGTGGTTGTTTTAATGCTCATATTCCACTGAACAGTGCAATTTAGCCTATTATTTCAGGATCAGATGTCTGTGCAGCCCTATAATGCTGTCATTTAAGCAATCACCCACTTTATTAGAACTTTCAGCAAAGAGTGGTGCTGCCAAGTCTTATATTATTTACTGAGATAATCAATTACTGCAATATATTAACAAATGATTAAGAGATGTTCCAAACCCTGGAATTGTTCTCATTGAGGGTGATGATGATCGCCCCATGCAGCCTGAAAGTTATGTAAGAAAATGTTGAGAAAGCACAAAGCAGGCCAATTTGGTGGTTTTATTGGTCATTTGGCTGCCTCATGTTCTTACTTTTTGTAAAAACCCACATACAGTGGTACGTAACACTGTGGGAGACTGTTGTACAGCTGTGAGTGGATTTCTCTCTCCGGGTGCATTTTTTTACAtggaaggaaaaagagaaactacACTGCTGAGGATTAGGCAAAGAACTTGACCAGCAGGAAAAGAAGCTTGTTTGGTGATAAATTTGTTTTATTGCCAGCCATCTGGGATTAAAGCAATTTATCGTTTTATATTATATCATGTTGCCTCAGTGACTTTTGTAAATGGCTTATTATTAAGTGAAtacacttaaaacaaacaaaaagacaatttttaATCGTTAAAAAAATCTGAGGAAAAGCTCTCTTCAGACATCTGGTTTACTAAttaatgtcaaaacaaaaatgtacttAGTTTGCACACTTACAGCTTATTATTTCATAAAGGTTTTATGCATTAGTTACTATTTAATAGTCCAGTTAAACAATCTTGTGTTTAAGGCCACGATGGCTTTTTCATAATGGGGTATAATCTTAGAGAGAAAAGGGGTATTCCTGGCTTTAACAGAGAGACATTTTGTGCTGCATTTCTTATTCCCTAGCTCCCTCTGGAGGGTCAGAGCTGCACATACATCGGACACTTCCCCAGATGATGTTATGTTACACCATGGATTCCATGCATGCCAGCAGCACATTCAATGAACACCAATTGAATAACAAGTGGTTCAACACACAGTAAATACAACTGAGGATTAAAGTATGTTTGAGTTTCCCTTTTTCACATTCAAATGCTTAGAGCTGGATCATTTCAGACAAAATACacactcaaaacaaaaaggtttttgaGACACAAATGACAAATCAGAGCCAAATCAGCGTCTTTATTTTACAAACGCATTTTTctattgacattttttcataataaaaaagCAATTTACAAGCTTAAGAACCAAAATGAAGCAGCACAGAATGATTATGagtaaaatatataatttgaataaatatattttatttcatgctataaaataaattcataaatggCAATAGATACAACATCAGCTCTAGCTAGCTTCATTTACTTCATAGTTGTACAAAACAGTAGAGTTCTGAGGTTCACAGTTGGGTTGTGAGGTTGTGTGTAGAGTGGACAAAACAGGAGTTGGGGCATTTCTGCTGTCATGTTTTCGGTTCGGGTTCTCCGGTACTCCTCGAGCTTCAGCTCCGTGGAAAATATGGGCTCATTGACACCTTGAGGCAGAatgtttgggaaccactgactGAGGATTGTTTCCCCACCTGAAGAGAAGTGCACAATTATACTACGGACATGAACTTGTATGTCCAATGAGACCACTTTTAACACTATATACCCTGAgttctaagttttttttttttgccttgtcaCCAAATACATATGAGCCAGAGACGTTATAGTGCAGAGTTTAGAGTTGTAAAAGGAGAAGCAACAACAGTAAGACTGAAAACTTCCCCTTTGATCATGAACAACTACAACTACAGTCTCACTGCACAAGGAGCCGAAGGGAACCCTAAACCTTAAACATGACAACCTTCCCCCAAACATTGGCTAAGCAGCCCAAAATCCCTTTCATTCTTTGACACAGCTGGAGGTGCAACTCTGAACAGTGCCACTGAGTTGGATGACTGAACCATACGCTCAGTTCTTATGTTGCAGTGTACTGAaaccactgtttttttttttaattgagcttTAAATACACCAGTGAGCATTAACGCTGTTGTTCTTTTGAGTGTAATTTTCTGGAGAGGAAGTCAACCTgtccaaaatatttttaaaaaaaaacctatattAAATTGTCTTGGTCTTACTTCAATTCAACAGCTCCCTGACATTCAGTTTGTTTGATAAACGACAGGCCAATATTTCAATAGGCATGATGATCCCAATAGACCGCTTTTAAAAAggttattgcttttttttttttttaatcatacacAGTGGACAGAAACTGACAGAAAAGCTATGGAAGACTTAAGATTTTTTTCTAAGCCTGTATCAGTGTTTGTAAACTACCTGAAGTgagtttattataaaaaaagaataggACGAGCTGCAATTCAAAAAGTAGTCCGACAGCCTTCCCTGTAAACACTTCATTTTGATTACTTGTGGCCCATAATGCATCTCCTGTTCCTCTCTGAGGTGTGGAACAAAGAGTTGACAAAGAGTCAATtcgagtgtttgtgtgtgtgtgtgtgtgtgtgtgtcaagttCAGTTGGTTCTGCAAGTGTGTACTATCTCATATGTAACTATAGTACATGAAAAGCATTAAACAATTACCCCTCCATTCACCTATGATGATTACATGGACTTGTTTACTCATttgatacaaaataataatctgaCTAGTCTAAAAGCACCATTTAAGGGGAAAAGGTCCCGACCAAAGTGATTGAGGCCATTATAGCTGAGTCCCTTAAGGGTAAACAAAATGATATAAACAAGACTTCCCGGATGGAATTTGTATTAACTATCAATGAAAAACTGTAAGTGCACAATCgatgacacaaaaacatgaaaactcaAGTTCAGAAATTATCAATTGCCAAGTTAATACAATTTTGTGGTTGAGCAACGTGCAATTAAGCTACAGTATATGAGGATAAGCTTATTTTTCCACAAATGTTCAGTTTCCTTCTCTGCTAAATACCCAGGCAGCTGTTCCCTTGCCAGATACGGTCAGAGAACAGAGATGAAGTAGATGTGTCGTATGCATCTCCTTCCTTCATTGAAATGCCCCAAACTACAGTGCATTGCTTAGATTGTCCTCAGTCGATAGAGAGGAGGGATACAGTATAGTCTCTGAACAAGGGGCAATGGCTTTTTAGGGAACAAGTCTGCCTCATTTGATTGTAATTGATTGCTACAAAAGCAGTTAAACCTCAAAACCAGTCATCATCTGATAACAAACAACTAATCAAATGTTCAGAAGCACAATGAGGGGCAGCACttgagcttaaaaaaaactacaaatggaCAGATACAGTATGATTTAATTTCTAATCATTCTTGGCATCACTTTACAACAAATCATGTTGCCATTTTTCACTAAACGGTTTATATTCAAtccgttaaaaaaaaagagaggcacAGGAATCTAAGTGCCCGATTCTAAATGTAAAGCTTGTGGCAAGGCACTAAGTTAAAGATGCCACTTTTTGTGAAGTTTCTCTCTTTTGATTACATTGGCTTTAGACAATTATAATACCTATTGCACAACTTTGAATTGCTTTTTATGGCTTAATATATGATGCTATTAATGACTTTACTGCTTAATGTCTTCGTAGCAAGTTGTTCAAATTGTATACAAGTGATTGTTATTAGCTAGGAAGCATACATTCCTTTGAAATAGTAATGGATTAGTCCTACATTAAATCAAGAACCTAATCTTCTTAATGAGCATTTCATACAGTCAATAATTAAAAACCACCGATGAGTCTTTGGTGTGAACTCTTGGCACAAAATTGTTGTAGCAGATTGTACCTATTACTCACAAACATCACTGATAATAATGCAAAAAGGTGGTATGTATTTCATACTCCTTCTCTGTCGTTCTCTAGGGCAACCACTATCATAGTAAGATTCAGATGAGCTCGCAACTGAGTTTGTTGAGGTCAGATCGGCTGTCACACCTGTACATCACATCGCTGGCTGACAGAAATCAACATGACTAAGTAAACATTCATTAAAAGGTTACTGTGGAGGTCAACGGACTGTGTGGTTGTGGCAACAAAAGTGTTGTGTGATGAATTCTTgcataaaaaaagataacaaagaGCTAGCTATACTGATCTTTGCAAAATCCCCCAAAGTTTGGTTTGCTATCTTAACCGCCAATGAGTGAAGATGTTGACCGCACATTCAGTGGTATATAAGGACTGCAATCATGACGTAACCTTAGAAATAAGCAACAAGAAATAATATTCTCCCAGCAAATGCACACAAAGTagaaaataatgtgaaaacTGAAATAATCAAACTATGTGTTTTACTTCAATTCAGCACGGACCAGATGGGGCAAAATAAAGTCTTATTGCAGGTGCTCTACTTAAAAAGGCAGCCGACTGGTAAATAAGAAAGGGCCCATCCAGCAAAGCTTGAAAATAGCTTAACATGACAGGATAACCCATCAGGCCTTCTAAGTgccttttatgtatttatggTGAAAGTAGATTATTTGAAATCACAATGGAAATAAAACCAAGTCTCTATATATATACTAAAAACACCCCATCCCTGATCCCCATGGTTCAAACAGTATAGATAAAAAAATTATGTTGCCGTAAGCATGACTTGAAGCCATGAGCATTCATGTGGTTGCAGAGTCTCATCAAAGTTCATAACGTTTTGTactcagagaaagaaaactgttGTGATAAAGTACTGACGCTGATACTTCCGCTGCTGCACCAGAATTAAGACAAAAATCTGCACATTTCATTCAATGGGTCAGCACCCAAGATCCCACCAACAAACTCTGCTAAGTGTATCAATACTTTGGATCACCAGCTACAACAAATTAAATTTACCTCTTAGCCTTAATCCAGCTAAAACATGTCTTTGTCAACACCATAGAGTAGGACTGACAAATGAGGAAAACATGTTCCCAGTCTGCTTTTGACCCCAAACCGATAGAGATTAAAGATCACAGATCAAATGTCCCACCATAAAGGGCAGGgcagaatgaaagaaaaggaaacaaaccaTAAGCTCTTCAAATGATGGAAGAAAAACCATGTCAGAATGGCTGAGATTCCTTTGTTCTTTCTGTTTGCATATTATTCAGACGTATCCTAAATAGATTTGTGTGAACAGATCTTAAGCTGTTCCTACTGTGCTGAGTTTTCAATGAGTTCTCTTGACTCTGTCAGATGCTGAGTATTAACCTAGAATACTACCTCAGGACAAAAACggtttacacacacagttattcaGTAAAAGTCAGAGTATAGAGGAGTACAAATGACTTCACTGTATGGACGTTACTCATCCATCTTATGGATGAAAGCATCTAAAACCACAGCTTGGCCAACAGCGTGAGATATCCAGTAGTGATGAGAAAAGTGTTCTCTAAAACCAAATGTTCTTTGACGGCAAAATCCTTTCTTGTGAGTATACAGGGTCATTTTCTCACTCTAttctctgtggaaaaaaacatagAAGAAAGCTAGCAAATTTAATGCACTCCTAACTTAGCACCTtcttaatttacattttaacctGGCTGACCATGAAACATTTGACAAGGACTTTGTCCCTAATCCATACAATCAGCAAGGAATATTTCCCCTAAGTATCAAGGCTTTGTGTTGAGAGAATAAACTTTACATTGTTTGGCAATAAGATAATGTACAAACAAccaaaaaatgatttcaaactGTGAACACTTCTGTGCCTGGTAGGTTCTTGGATATGAGGTAGAACCTGGTGAGTTTCATTTAAGTTAAAATACTGTCTGTTATGAGTATGTAGTTGTATCATGAGGTATTGAACGGATATGTCACACGAAGCTTTGCACTGGCAGAAAAATCATTCCTTGTGAGTAAGTGACCTTCTGTGGccacatgtgcaaaaacaggTTAGGTAAAAAGGTGATATGACTAGCATCTTACCAGAGCTTTCACATTATCAATTATTGCAACATGCCTATATAactctgtaaatatgttttttaaaaacatggaaagataaaaagagaaatcaatCAGGGGGTCTTGATTATTGGGACCTCCGATAAAATAGTAAGGTGTTACTCCCTTTGCTTGAAAGAATCAAATTTCTAAAAAGCACCCATTTGCTCTCTGCATTTAACATCTAACTTTCACAAAACTGACAGAAACCCTTGAAGAAATGTCTATAGTGGAGGGAGCTGATTCGAAAAGCAAAAAAGTCCTTGAAGTtgagttaaaataaacatttcttaaaGCTTCCTTAACCTGAAGCAGGACCTAAAAATCACATCTTGATGCTTGCGCCTCCTCTGGACTGCATTTTGAATTCTCCTCCATATCATCGGCTGGTGCCTCTTCTGCATATTGTGCCTCAAAGGCCATCCCCTCAGACGTATCTTCTTGGTCCTTCTGAACTGAGCTTCCCTCCGTCCTCTCTGGAGAGTCCACGTGATTACTGCCCTCTGACACTCCCATGTGCTTCTTCCTCAGGTGCTGGTTAAGGGTGCCCTGAAATGGGAAGCATTTGCCACAGATCTGACAGTGGAAGGGCTTGTTGTCCGTGTGGCCACGGATGTGGTACTCAAGCTGGTCTTTCCTTGTGTACTTCTTGCCGCAGAACTTACAAACGAACGGGGTGATTCCCATGTGCAGGCGCATGTGTCGATCCAGACTCCCCTTCTGGTTGAAGGTCTTTCCACAGTAGATGCAAATGAGTCTCTCATTGTAGGGGTACCACTGGCTCCGCAGGCTTCGCTCTCGCACATCATTCTCCAACCCTGCAGCTCCCACTGCTGATTCGCTGTCATCAGAGCCTGGTTTGATATGACTCAGCACTGCTGCTGGGATGGCCAGGGGGCGCTTTGCCCTGGCTCTCCCACCTCTAAATCCACTGAGGATGGAGCGGGAAGGACTGGAGTTGCTTAGGTTGACAAAGCAAGGGGAGGTCAGCCCTGAGTAAGAATAGGTAGCAGACTGGATGACGGGGCCGTAAGAACCCACACTAACAGCCAATACCTGTTCTCCATCCACCAGCTCTGTATGGTAGCCATCATCGCCGGCTGAGGAGCTATCTGAGTAGGTGGGCCTGTCCGTCTTCTCTATCTTCACTTGCACATCTGTTACTTGCCCATCTTTGCCAATCAGTTCCACCTGCTCCGTTTCTCCCTCCATGGGGGTATCGTGCTCGGAAACACTATCACTGCTGCCTCTGTCTGACTGGCCTTCCTCCAGCTGCCGTCGCCGCCGGCCCAGGCTTTTCCCTGCCAGCTCAAAGCGTGCTTCGTGTGCTGC is a window of Labrus mixtus chromosome 5, fLabMix1.1, whole genome shotgun sequence DNA encoding:
- the zbtb34 gene encoding zinc finger and BTB domain-containing protein 34; translation: MLICKTAADKLEKHIQEMDDGSYIEFDVPEFSNTVLTQLNELRLQGKLCDIIVHIQGQPFRAHKAVLAASSPYFRDHTALSTMSGLSISVIKSPEVFEQLLAFCYTGHMSLRFKDIISFLTAASFLQMQAIIDKCTQILESIHSKISIPVTVCSPEKDDLQTSHNGVNDSNLFVNPTQISPPYYSRQSQAAHEARFELAGKSLGRRRRQLEEGQSDRGSSDSVSEHDTPMEGETEQVELIGKDGQVTDVQVKIEKTDRPTYSDSSSAGDDGYHTELVDGEQVLAVSVGSYGPVIQSATYSYSGLTSPCFVNLSNSSPSRSILSGFRGGRARAKRPLAIPAAVLSHIKPGSDDSESAVGAAGLENDVRERSLRSQWYPYNERLICIYCGKTFNQKGSLDRHMRLHMGITPFVCKFCGKKYTRKDQLEYHIRGHTDNKPFHCQICGKCFPFQGTLNQHLRKKHMGVSEGSNHVDSPERTEGSSVQKDQEDTSEGMAFEAQYAEEAPADDMEENSKCSPEEAQASRCDF